TAACCCGAATCCCATAATGAGACGATTCTCTAAAGAATACTTCTGCTAATTATTACAATTTATTTTATGGCTAACGTTATTGTATTTGCTCCAATCTGTTTTGAACAAGGAATGGCTGGTTCGAAACGATTGGGTAACCTGTCAAAAGATATCCCCCCCCGCTACGCTGTAGTGAATTTGTTTGCAGGGATGAACGGGAAAAAGACACGAGGACACACTTCGTTGTCATTCAGTGGATTTGTTGAGTTTTACCATCAGGTAGTTCGCTTAAAAAGAGACTATGAAATGGCCTATTTTTACTATTATGGTTATCCAACTATTCAAAATATACATTATCTGCTTCTCGTGCATCTTTTGGGGTATCATCTTATTTTAGACATCGTAGAAGATTATAGGGTGGTCAGGGGATTAAAAAAGGGACTTCGCTGGAAGATTAAGATTAATGTATCCTTATTGCTGCTCAAGCTTTCACGGTTTTTCCCCATAAGCTATGTTGGGATTTCAGAGCCAATAATTCAATGGCTAAATAATTACATAGCAGATGCTCAAAGGATCATTTGTATTCCGGTTTCTGTGGATTCAGAACTGATTCATCGAATAAAGAAAAAGGAGGTCACTGCCGGGGACAGGCTTACTTTTTTTTATGGTGGTACATTCGCTGAAAAAGACGACATTTTAATTCTGTTAGAGGCATTTAATCTGCTGGTTAAGTCCTATAGCAGAGGAGTGAAACCTAGGCTTATTTTGACAGGAAAAGCTTCAGCTGATAAGATCAGTCCCGTCACTGAATATATCAGAGTGAATGAATTGCAGGAATCTATTTCCTATTTAGGTTTCTTGTCGGATGCAGACTATTATCATGCAATTCATCATGCTGATATATTGATTATGCCAAGGAACAATTCTGATTTTTCGAACACCGGGTTTCCTTTTAAACTTGGAGAATATATGGCAACCGGAAATTGTACGATTGTTGCAAGAATTGATTCGTTGATAGGTCTCATCCATGATGACGAAGTTGTTTTTTACCAACCGTCAGACATTCAAGATTTAAAGGAAAGAATGTTGGAGGCCTCTAGTTCCGAACATCTTCGACGAGAAGTCGGGAAGTTAGGGCGTAAAAGGTCATTGTATCATTTCTCATCAAAGAATCATTCAAAAAAATTAATTCGCTTTTTGGAGGCTTAATATGAATTATTTGGTTTTAGTTCCTGACTTAAGGAAACCGGGAGGAGTCGCTAATTACTATAAGTCGATTAAGAATTTTCTTCCGACTAATTATGAGTATTTTACCAGGGGCACGCGGCACCAAGCCACCAGGGTAGTCAATATTAGTTACTTCTTTTACGACTTGGCTCGATTTATTTTCAAAATAAAAAAAAGTAAAACAGTTGTCTTGATTAACAATTCGTTTGGATCATCCAGCCTTACCCGGGATTTTTTATTTGCCCTTATTTGTTACTGGATGAAAATAAAATTTGTGGTTTTTTTTAGAGGATGGGACAATGATTTTGAAACGGTACTGCTAAATAATAATAATAAGCGGAAGATTTTTGTAGACTCGTTTTTTAAAGCTGAGAAAATAATCGTACTGGCATCTGATTTTAAAAAGTTTCTGAGAGTTTTGGGTTATAAAGGCGAATTAGTGTTAGAGACAACTCTTGTAGAAGATTCTCTGGTTGAGTGCTACCATGAAGCAATAATCTCTCAAAAAGTAAAACAGCCCCAAAAAACACTGCTATTTCTTGCCCGAGTAGAGGAAAGTAAGGGCATCTATAAAGTTCTTGAGGTATTTAGCAGAGTTCTACAGAAAGGAATTAGTTGTAATCTGATCATTGCAGGTGGAGGATCTGAAGAATTAGCGGCTAAAAAATATGTGGCAGATAATAGAATCCCTAATGTTCAGTTCTTGGGATTTGTTAAAAGTCTAAAAAAAGCGGAAGTGTTCAATAGCTCTCATATATATTTATTCTTTTCCGAACATGGCGAAGGGATGCCCAATAGTGTCCTGGAGGCAATGGCTATGGGCCTCCCCATTGTTGCTTCCAAAATTGGTGGGATAAAGGATTTCTGTTCCGATCAGATTGGTTTCTTTTATCAAGAATATAATTTAGAAAAGAGTGTGAGTTATATTGTAAAAGTACTAAGAGATGGAGCTTTATACCTAGATATAGCTACGCATAATCGTGGATACGGCGTAGAGCATTTTTCAGCGAAAATAGTCGTCGCGCGTTTACGTTCAATTTTGGAAACTGTTTAATCATCCCGACCTATGTTGTTTAGGGGTTTCATATGGAAGCAAAAGCATAGTTGCTTGTCTAAACTTGCTAAAATCTCATTTTATGTATAAAGATCAATTTCGAGGGTATGATCCTTATGATCTGGCTGAAGCTTCAATTAGCTTGCCCCATTTTATTCTTTCTAAACTCTCTTTTGTAAATAAAGTTTCACCAGTTAACTTTCGAAATCTACTGGGTATTCTTCCAACAGATAATGCCAAGTCTAATGGTTTATGGTTGTGGGCATATGCTCTGGATGGGATCGAGAAACATTCAGGCGAGATTTCTTACCTTTTAGACTGGATTGAGAAAAATAAAGCAACCGATTTTGACGAGTTTTCAATGGGTTTTACATTTAGAATGGCTTTAAGTCGTTATGCCTCAGAACCAGGCAAAACCTCATTGATTATTTCATTATTTATAGTTTTTCCTTTGATCGAGTTGTATAAAAAACAAAAAGACCCTAAGCTGTTAGAAAAAATAGAATCATTTGAAAATCTTTTGGAATACAAATGGTTGAAATATGAAGATGAAACGATCTTATGGTACTCTTATCTACCCGAGAGGTATGATGAAGTATACAATGCTACAGCAAAGGTTGGAAAATTCTACAGCTTGCTACATGGTATTTCGGCTAAACCGAAATATAAAGAAAAAATATTCCGGATTTTGAAATATCTCTCAGAGAAACAAAATTGTGATGGAAGTTGGGGGTATTCAGTTAACTCCTCATATGTTGATAATTTTCACTCTGCATTTGTTTTGGATTCAATTTTTCACATGCGGAAGGTTGTCGATAATGACTGTTTCGAAAGAATGTTTGTGACAGGTCTTAATGATTATCTTCAAAACTGTTTTGACAACGATTTGCGTCCTCTTCATTTCCACAAGAAGCATAAACCCTTGGATATACGATCCCGCATATTGGAGACCGAGATAAGGGATTGTGCCAACGCGATTATTCTTTTTTCAAAATTGGGGATGAAGGGAAAAGCGTCTGGAGTATTAAACTGGACAAATAAATTTCTGCTTGACCCCAAGCGAAACTACTATTATTTCTACAAGAATAAATTATTCTCTAATAAAATCAATTTTGTTCGCTGGCAGGCTTGGATGGCTTTGGCTATTGCGGAATATAACGTGCAATGAAGAAGATTAAACTATTTTTTTACTATCTCGCTTGTTCTAAAATGCCAAGCTCTTGGTGGCCCGGTGGAAAGATTTTCAATAACCTGCGAATTTTCTGTTTGAAAGGGATTGTAACAATTGGAGAGGGAACGAGAATTCAGAAAGGCGTGTATTTTGGGAAAGGCAATGATATCTCAATCGGCAGAAAATGCCAGATAAATGAAATGGTGAGGCTTGACAATGTTTCGATAGGAGATAATGTTATGATTGCCCGAGAATGTATTGTCCTGGGCAAAGTTCATGAAATGAGTAAAATCGATATTCCGATGTCAGAGCAAGGACGCTTTGTTCCTGATGCAACAATAATAGAAGATGATGTGTGGCTGGGGCTTAGAGTGGTCGTATTGCCAGGGGTTATCATCGCAGAAGGATCTGTTGTGGGGGCAGGAGCTGTGGTTTCCAAAAATACAGAACCCTTTGGAATATACGGAGGAGTCCCTGCAAAATTAATCAGATATCGAAATAAGTATGAATAAACTGACACAAAAAGGATCGATAACTCGAAAGCTGGTTGACTACGTTCGATTTTTACATATGTCTTTTGGTAACCACCTCGTTGCTTACATCCCATCTTATTGGGTACGCAAGGTCTGTTATCGTCATATACTTGGAGTACAAATAGGCAAGCACTCTCATATTCAAATGGGAGTCCGTATGTATTCTCCTTACAAGATAAGGATCGGCGACAATTGTTCGATCGGGAATAATTCACTTTTAGATGGACGCCGGGGCATCAAAATTGGGAATAATGTTGATCTGGCAGGATATGTAAAAATACTTACGTTGGGACATGATTTGGATGATCCTGAGTACAGAACGGTTGGCGCTGCTGTTAGTATAGAAGATCATGCCAGTATCTTCACGGGGGCAAGTGTTCTCCCCGGTGTTATTGTTGGAGAAGGTAGCGCGGTTGGTTTAAATGCTGTAGTTACTAAATCCACTGAACCGTGGAAGATATATGTGGGCAATCCGGCAAAATTTGTACGTGATCGAAAAATCTCGAATTTAACATACCTCCATAATTATAAAAGATATTTTCATTAAAATGACTCCAAAACTTATTGTTGATTTTCGCCATCCCGCTCATATTAATTTTTTTAAACCTTCGCTTTATTTGCTTCGGGAAGAAGGATGGAATATAGATATAGTCGTACTTGATCGTGGAAAAGTACCTCGTATAGCTGCAGAAGAGTTTCCCGGTTTCAAAATATACCGTATTGGCCGGCATCGTGGAACAAAATTGTCAATCATTTTTGAGGCCAATATGCTTCGGCTATTGAAAATGGGAGTTTTTTTAGCGATCCATAGATATCATATAGGAATAAGTGTTAGCAGTTTCATCTTGGGAGCAGCAGCCAAGACTATAGGGATGCCTAACTTGCAATTTTATGATGATCCTGAGTATAAAAAACATTTTAAACTTCAGAAGTTAACATCAACGAAAACTTACTATCCTAAAATTAAGGATTTTAGTACGGATATTGAGACTTTCACTGCATTAAAAGAATGGGCTTACTTGTCGCCCCGGTATTTTAGTCCACATGAGAAGGTACTACAGGAATATGAACTGAAAAAGCAGCAATATATATTCGTAAGGGAAGTGATTAATTCGAGTCTTAATTATGAAGATCAGGATGCTAATATAATCTCGACTTTTTCAGATTTATTTCCAGAAGGATTTAAAGTGGTTCTTTCTTTGGAAGATAAAAAAGCACAACGTCTTTACCCTAAGGACTGGATTATTTTGAAAGAACCAGTATCGGATATTCATTCATTAATTTTTTATAGTAAACTGGCTATTTCATCTGGAGATAGTATGGCCCGGGAAGCGGCGATACTGGGGGTTCCGTCTATTTACTGCGGGATACGAGAGATGACTGCAAATAGGGTTTTAATTGAAAAAGGGAGGCTTTTTCATGTTGGTGTTGAAGATTGTGTTGAACATATGTCAAAGTTGATCAATAATGAGTTTGGTTTAGTCGACCAGCAGTCCTTCATTAATCGCCTGAGTGATGACTGGGAAGATGTTACAGAATTTATAGTAAAACGAGTTAAAGAGTTTGCAAAATTTTAAAATACATTAATTATGAAAATATCAATATTCGGTCTGGGGTATGTTGGCTGTGTCGGTCTGGGCTGCTTGGCAGAAAAAGGACATCAGGTCATAGGGGTAGACGTTGTTAAAAACAAAATTGATCTTGTAAACAATGGAAAACCGACAATAATAGAAAAGGATGTTGACGATCTTATTTATGATAATTGGAGAAAAGGACGTATTTATGCTACCGAGAATTATGTAAAGGCAGTTGAGGCAACTGAAGTGTCCTTTATTTGTGTGGGAACACCATCGGGAGTGAACGGACACCTGGATATGAGTTATGTTGATCGTACGGCGGAGAATATAGGTAAGGCATTAGCTCAGAAAAGTGGGTTTCATGTTGTTGTAATAAGAAGTACGGTCTTGCCGGGAACTAATAAAAATATTGGCGAAATTATTGAAAAGGAGTCTGGTCGAATATTAAACCAAGATTTTGCAATAATTTCAAATCCCGAATTTTTAAGAGAAGGTACAGCGGTGAAGGACTATTACAATCCAGCAGTAACCGTGATCGGCTCTGAATGCGATATCGCTACTGCCAAGATGCTTGAGTTGTACGAAAATGTTACTGCTCCCACGATTGTTACTTCTATTAATGTTGCAGAGTTAATTAAATATGTGAATAATTCTTTCCATGCATTAAAAATCACATTTGCGAATGAAGTTGGTAATATCTGCAAGAAACTTGGAATTGACTCACACGAAGTAATGGAGCTTTTTTGCAAAGATGATCAACTGAATATCTCTCCCTATTATTTTAAACCAGGATTTGCATATGGAGGTTCTTGTTTGCCTAAAGATTTAAGAGGACTAAAGACAATGGCACATGATAATTATATAAGTAGTCCTGTTATTGAAGCCATTGAAGTTTCGAATTCACAGCAGAAAGAAATAGCTTACTCGATTATTGAATCAACCCGAAAAAAACATATTGGTATCATCGGTTTATCTTTTAAAAAGGGAACAGATGATTTACGCTATAGCCCATCCGTTGAGTTGTGTGAAAAGTTGCTCGGAAAGGGATATCAACTGGCTATTTATGATCCAAATGTAAATATGACTAAACTGTCAGGTACCAACAAGGATTATGTGGATTTGCATATCCCTCATTTATCAGAATTAATAACAAATGATTTTACTTATGTTGTTGATAATTCAGAAGTTTTGGTTGTCTCTCAAAATTATAAGGGGATATTTTCTGATATAAGAGAAGACCCTCAAAAAATAATTGTTGATTTAGTGAAAATCAAGGCACTAAGGAATCATCCTAACTATCACGGTATTTGTTGGTAGTATTGGTATCTTCCTTCTATTTCGGAAATTGTCGTTTCCGGGTTTTGAGACTGCATAGTGATGGTTCTAGTAATCGGCTTCCTTTAATCTGTCCTTACCGATTTTATTCCTGAATATCCATATTCTTATAAAAACTCAATATAGTTAGATAATGAATTCTACTGAAAAGAAGCTATTATTAATTTATCTCATCATTGATCTGTTTTTGATCAATTTCTCCGTGAGTATTATTTATTATTATAAGTTCTATTTTCTCCATTATAAGGTTTTTGAACAAGTGCTCTTTTCCTTTAATTTATCATGGCTGCTAGCGCTGTCAATGTACCGACGTAAGAATTTGTTTCTTCGAAATGGATTTTTAAACCGGGTGGCACGTAGTACAACTCGTTTCATGATTTTCACGGTTATCTTTGCTTTTATTATTGTTATCATTGGACATGACGATATTCCGAGGGCTTTTTTAACACTTAGTAGTTTCGTTTTTCTATCCTTAAATCTGTTATTTTATTATTTGGTTTATACTCTTTTAGGAATATTCCGAAGATACGGTCATTATATGACCAAAGTATTGATAATTGGTGCAGGAAGAAGTGGACAGGACGTCGGGCATTTTATTGATGTAAACCTAGAAATGGGGTATTCAGTAGTGGGATATCTTGATGATAATTTGGAGCTTAAAGATAAAGTCTCCGTTCTTGGGGGGATTGATGAACTGAGTGAGTTGTATAATAGGTTTATGTTTAATGAGATAATTATTACTCTTCCATTAATATATGAAGAGAAAATCAGTGAGATATTGGCTGTTGCTGAATACAACGGTATTAGGGTGAGATTAATTCCTGATTTTTATCGGTTGATAAAGCATACTTATAGTATTGAGACAAAAGACGCTATTCCATTTCTCAACGTTCACCAAATACCGCTGGATAACTTTAATTTTCAAATCTGCAAAAGAGTGTTTGATATCCTTTTCTCATCAGTGGTTCTTCTATGTCTTTCTCCTATTTTGGTTTTGTTGGCATTGTCTATCTGGATTGAATCAAGGGGGCCGGTTTTCTATAAACCTGTAAGATTAGGAAAAGGAGGTAAGGAATTTACTATCTATAAATTTCGCTCAATGAGCGTTTGTGACGTCGCTGTTGGCGGGGCTAATTCAACAAAGAAGAATGATGATCGGATTACTTCTGTTGGGCGTATTATTCGGAAATATAGTTTAGACGAACTTCCACAGTTTTTGAATGTTTTTTTGGGAGATATGTCAGTAGTCGGTCCTCGACCTCATCGAGTTTGGTTAAATAAAGATCTTCAGTCAAAAGTTCAGGGGTATATGATGCGTCACTACGTTAAGCCGGGTATTACAGGATGGGCGCAAGTGAATGGCTGGAGGGGACCAACTGAAACCAGACAACAACGATATGGCCGAACACTCCACGATCTTTGGTACATTGAAAATTGGTCCTTTCTTTTAGATCTCTGGATTATATTCCTGACAGTATTCGGCGTGAAAACTCGGAAAAATGCTTTCTGACCAGAATTCGGTTATTCTTTTGGGTATTGGCAGATTTCATTGATCGATATAAGTTTGGAAAAATGTTGAGAGCTTTATTCGTAGTGCAGGCTTGTGCCCTGATATTTTTTAACCACTTAGGCTACGGACAAGAAAAGACTGGTGAAGTGCAATCTCTTCCTATTCACGAAGAAATATTTCGTTTAAGTTCTCATTCAATTGTTAATCTGAATGGGGTCACTCCATTTTGGTTTTATTCGAACACTTGCGGACAGGTTGAAAAGAGTAAAAAATCAGGACAGTATTTTGTGGGAGAGCTTTATTGCTCAAAACAAGTTGGAAAGATATCTATGGTGTCAGGGATTGAACTAATAAATTATGATGTTGGTAAAAAAAATATTTTAACACAGCTATTCCTTAACCTGCGATATAAAAAACTACTCCTGAGAATTGGAAAAGAAAGATTCACAATTGGACAGTATGGTGATAATTTGTCTTCCGGATCAATGTTTATTAGTTCAAATGCAAGGCCATTACCTCGCATAGGAATTGGATATTATGATTATGAAAATGTACCATTTTCAAATGGTTGGTTGGTATTTAAAGGCGCTTGTCATTTAGTTCTTTTAAATGATGATCGGGGAGAGAAGGGGACTGACAAACCTTATCTTCATGAGAAGTTTCTATACATTAAAACAAATAATAAGTTTTTAAATCTATGGTTGGGAATGAATCACTCAGTACTTATGGGGGGGGCTTATCCCGGTGGATTCAGGATTCCTGTTGATTTTGACGCATCTTTCTTTGGGAAGGGGTCAAATAAATTTCCCAAAAGCTTTCAGGGGGAACAAAATAATGCGGCAGGTGCTCATTTCGGGTTATTTGATTTTGGAGCGAAATTCCAAAGAAGTCTCTGGCAAATTCAGACTTGGTATCAGAAACCAATTTCAGATGGGTCTGGTTTGCATGGTATTTTTAAAATGAATCATGATAAGGTGATAGGAGTAAATTTAGAGTTTTATGGAAAGCGAATCATTAATCACTTCGTTTTTGAATACCTGAAGACAGATCATCAAAGTGGGAAAGGTATCCCAAACTTTCCCCGAAATAGTGAACTTGGAAACATTGATGCTATTGAGGATTACGATTTTTATCTCTATCAGAACTATGGAATAACGACATCTGGTATTTCAAAAGAGGAATTCATAAAATACCTCTTGGTGTATATTAATGGAGGAGAGAAGCTTGGAGGTAGAGATAACTACTATAACAATGGCATGTACCATATGGGAAACTCATACCACGGCAACTCAATTGGAACTCCTTTATTTTTTACGGAATCGGACGCCGAGTTCTGGAGGGGGGCCTCCAAATTCTCTTACGATCATTATTTTATTAGCAACAGAGTAATCGCGTATCACTTTGGAATTTCTGGTTGGTTTGGTCAACGGATTAACTATCGCTTGCTTCAAACTTTTTCGATAAACAAAGGAAGTTATGCGGGCAAGTATCAAGGGATTTTTAATTGGAATGAACAACCAAACTATTTTTTCAGCAAAGGACTTCATCAAAACTATTTTTTATTTGAGCTGAATTACTTCTTAAAAGAAACACCATTGGTGCTATCTATAAGTGAGGGATGGGATATGGGGCAGATTGCTAAATCGAATGCCTTTCAGTTTTCAGTATCCTGGATGTTGTGACTTTGTTAGTTTGGCTCTTTTTTATGTTCTCATCAGTTCTTTTGAGTGCGATAAATCTTATTAATCGGAAAATATGAAAATGATTAAGTTAAAACTATTACTATTTCTTTTTATTTCAGTAGGCTTTGGGTCTTGCAGGTCAAATAAAGATCTGACCTACTTCCAGAATCTGTCGTCAGAAAATTTTCGAACTCAGGCAATATTTTCAATCGAAAACTATAAACTTCAGGAAAGTGACAATTTATATATCAAAGTCGTTTCTGTTGACCCGAATGTATCACAATTGTTTAATTCATCTAGTGGATCGGGAAGCTTCGGAGGAACCTCTCAGCAATACGGATCGGAAGTGACACAGCATCTGAATGGTTATCAGGTTGATAAGTTGGGTTTTGTAGAATTGCCTATTGTTGGAAAACTATTTGTCTTAAACAAAACACTTTTAGATGCGAGGGAGCTAATCTATCACGAAATAAAAAAGTATTTTAAAGAGGTGACCGTTTATGTGAAGTTAATGAGTTTTGAATATACCGTGATGGGAGAAGTGTCAAAACCCGGAGTTTATTCTTGTTTCAAAAATACGAGAACAATTTTGGAGGCCATTAGTCAAGCCAGTGGAACAACTGACTATGCAAAACTGAAAAATGTAATTGTTTTGCGTGGCAGTGGAGAGGAGAAACAATCGATAAGAATTGATTTTACAGATCGGTCATTTCTGAATTCAGAAGCATATTATTTACAGCCTGATGATGTTGTGTATGTTTGTCCGGACAAATATAAAAATGCACGGCTGAATTCATCTACCTACTCATTGCTTTTAACTTCAATAACTACTTTGATTGTTTTCCTAAAATATATTAACTAAAAGCTATATTTTTCAAATTACCCTTGTATGGACCATACTGATAAATTACTCGATACAATAGAAAAGAAAGGGAACAAGCCTGTTGATTTGAAGCAGTTTCTGACGAAATTATTACTTAATTGGCACTTGTTTGTTATATTTCTTTTAATAAGTCTCGCAACAGCTTATTTGTATAACAAGCTGGCTCCACCGGTTTATTCTGCCAGCAGTCTTATTCTTATAAAAGAAAAGCAGGCTGATGGGATGGATCTAAATAATCTTCTTGACAATTTTCAGTTGAAAACAAATGTAAAATTAGCTAATCATATTGGTATATTAACATCATTAAGTTTGAATCAACAAGTTGTTAGGAAATTGGACTGGAAAGTTTCCTGGTTTCAAGATGTTTTTTTATGGAATTATGATCTGTCAGAAAACCCACCCTATCAGATTGTTTTAGATGCTACCGACTATTACATTCCTAATTTGTCGCTCGATATTATTCCTCTTGATAGCAGTAAGTATCGACTAACGATAGATGATGAGACCTACATAAAAGGACAAGAACAACATATTGAATTTGAGCAGGAAGGAGTGTTTGGTCAAAAATTTGAAAATGAGTATTTCCGTTTTACCCTTAATAAACTCACCGAGTATCCGGAAGGGAAAATCTTTTTTCAATTTAATAGTCTGGATCAACTGGCATTGTATTATAAAAATCATGTCGAGGTTTCGTCGGTTAACAAAGATGCCGATTTAATTGAGTTAAACTTAAATGGCCAATCCCGGTTAAAGGTAACTCAATATTTAAATGAGCTGATGAATGAATACGTTGAATATGGACTGGATGAAAAAAATTTGACAACTGAGAATACTATTCAGTTTATAGATAGACAATTGGCTGATATTGTCGATACATTGCGAATTACGGGTGACGATTTTACTGAATATCGGGCAAAAAATAAAGTATTTGACTTAGGGCAGAAAGCGTCGTTAGTCGTAGAGAAATTAGTCAAATTGGAATCAGAAGAGTCACTGCTAAAAATGCAAATCAATTATTATGAGAACCTGAACGGTTATCTGGATGATTCTGAAAGAATGAAAAAGATGATTGCTCCTTCTGTGGTTGGAGTTACTGATCAGGCACTCAACAGTATGGTGGGTAAACTCATTGAACTCTATGGAAATAAGGAGACACTTTCATATAGTCTGGAAGATATAAATCCAAGTATACAAATGCTTGATAGGGAAATTGCCTATGTGAAGAGAAGTCTTCAGGAAAATACGATTAATTTGATTAATAATGCGAAACAAGACCTTGGTTCTTTAGGGCAAGAAATTGCCGAAATTGAAGAAATGTTAGTCAAATATCCTAGAACGGAACAGGATTTAATCAATATTCGAAGAATGTTTGATTTGAATAATGAGTTATATACATTTCTACTTCAGAAAAGAGCAGAAGCAGAGATAGCTAAAGCATCTAATATTCCAGATGTAAAAATTGTAGATAAAGCGACTTTGCTCACATTAATAGAGAAGGGCCCTAAAAAGAGGCTGAGCTATATTATCGGACTTTTTATAGGTTTGTTTATACCTTTTTCAATATTAACAGTTCGGGATTATTTTGATGAAACCATTCATACACCCGATGAGGTGAAAAAGTTGACAGAAATCCCCCTTGTTGGAAAAGTATTTCATAACTCATTTGCAGAGGCAGTTCCGATTGTAGAACATCCGAGATCATCTTTGGCAGAGTCTTTACGTGATTTGAGGACAAATATAGAGTATATTACCCTGAACAAGTATCCGGTAGTAATAGGAGTTCACTCTGTTATTCCAAGTGAAGGAAAATCTTTTGT
The DNA window shown above is from uncultured Sunxiuqinia sp. and carries:
- a CDS encoding polysaccharide biosynthesis/export family protein — encoded protein: MKMIKLKLLLFLFISVGFGSCRSNKDLTYFQNLSSENFRTQAIFSIENYKLQESDNLYIKVVSVDPNVSQLFNSSSGSGSFGGTSQQYGSEVTQHLNGYQVDKLGFVELPIVGKLFVLNKTLLDARELIYHEIKKYFKEVTVYVKLMSFEYTVMGEVSKPGVYSCFKNTRTILEAISQASGTTDYAKLKNVIVLRGSGEEKQSIRIDFTDRSFLNSEAYYLQPDDVVYVCPDKYKNARLNSSTYSLLLTSITTLIVFLKYIN
- a CDS encoding polysaccharide biosynthesis tyrosine autokinase, which produces MDHTDKLLDTIEKKGNKPVDLKQFLTKLLLNWHLFVIFLLISLATAYLYNKLAPPVYSASSLILIKEKQADGMDLNNLLDNFQLKTNVKLANHIGILTSLSLNQQVVRKLDWKVSWFQDVFLWNYDLSENPPYQIVLDATDYYIPNLSLDIIPLDSSKYRLTIDDETYIKGQEQHIEFEQEGVFGQKFENEYFRFTLNKLTEYPEGKIFFQFNSLDQLALYYKNHVEVSSVNKDADLIELNLNGQSRLKVTQYLNELMNEYVEYGLDEKNLTTENTIQFIDRQLADIVDTLRITGDDFTEYRAKNKVFDLGQKASLVVEKLVKLESEESLLKMQINYYENLNGYLDDSERMKKMIAPSVVGVTDQALNSMVGKLIELYGNKETLSYSLEDINPSIQMLDREIAYVKRSLQENTINLINNAKQDLGSLGQEIAEIEEMLVKYPRTEQDLINIRRMFDLNNELYTFLLQKRAEAEIAKASNIPDVKIVDKATLLTLIEKGPKKRLSYIIGLFIGLFIPFSILTVRDYFDETIHTPDEVKKLTEIPLVGKVFHNSFAEAVPIVEHPRSSLAESLRDLRTNIEYITLNKYPVVIGVHSVIPSEGKSFVSTNLSAIFAMNSKKVVLVGADMRKPMLNKLLEIKMGQEGLSTYLIGQNSMDEIIKSTHIENLDLVASGPIPPNPVELLSNERFSRFLNELRIKYDVIVFDNSPLSLVTDSRIIARYTDVDLYVMRQNYSLRSAVSYINEVVERGNNKAGIILNDVDPKTANYSYGGYQRYFKKGYGYLQ